A genome region from Marinifilum sp. JC120 includes the following:
- a CDS encoding DUF229 domain-containing protein encodes MSFDKSKIKNVVFIMLDTLQFNYLGCYGNETVKTPHLDRFARQSVLFENAYSEGVPTIPVRRALMTGRFTLPYGGWKPLGSDDTTITDILWGRNMQTALIYDTAPMRLAKFGYSRGFDYVDFCPGQELDHTTFENEPLDPALKPEDYTSATMVWDENGEYIDDESPQLLDEIGCFLRQQQHRRTEADSYVAKVMNRTDSWLKERRDKNRPFFLWIDSFDPHEPWDPPSVWKGEPCPYDPEYEGNPIMLAPWVPVEGRITERECEHIRALYMEKITDVDRWVGRTLDSIREQGLMDETMVVIMSDHGQPMGEAEHGHGIMRKSRPWPYEELVHVPLMMHIPGVEGGQRISSFVQNVDVTATIMDVLDLLETEDGVSDHGMKTFGAEDYQGESLLPMMQGEVDKVRDYAIAGYYGMSWSIITDDYSYVHWLVSEEEKDNADCVEGADKVMSEDMWTCTAGAKIEVPQHNELYDRRKDPFQLNNIAEENPEKAEELLQKLKLVIGELRTT; translated from the coding sequence ATGTCCTTTGACAAAAGCAAGATCAAAAACGTGGTATTCATTATGCTGGATACCCTGCAATTCAACTATCTCGGATGCTACGGCAACGAGACGGTCAAGACCCCGCATCTTGATCGTTTCGCCCGCCAGTCAGTTCTTTTCGAAAATGCATACAGTGAAGGCGTACCGACCATCCCCGTACGCAGAGCACTTATGACCGGCCGCTTCACCCTGCCTTACGGCGGCTGGAAACCCTTGGGCAGTGATGACACCACCATCACTGACATCCTCTGGGGCCGCAACATGCAGACCGCACTCATTTACGACACCGCCCCCATGCGCCTCGCCAAATTCGGCTACTCCCGCGGTTTCGATTATGTAGACTTCTGCCCCGGACAGGAGCTGGACCACACCACTTTTGAAAACGAACCTCTCGACCCGGCCCTCAAGCCCGAAGATTACACCTCCGCCACCATGGTCTGGGATGAAAACGGCGAATACATCGATGATGAAAGCCCGCAGCTTCTGGACGAAATCGGTTGCTTCCTGCGCCAGCAGCAGCACCGCCGCACTGAAGCCGACAGCTACGTTGCCAAGGTCATGAACCGCACCGACAGCTGGCTCAAGGAACGCCGCGATAAAAACCGCCCGTTCTTCCTCTGGATCGATTCATTTGATCCCCACGAGCCTTGGGATCCGCCGTCCGTATGGAAAGGTGAGCCCTGCCCCTACGATCCAGAGTACGAAGGAAACCCCATCATGCTCGCTCCGTGGGTTCCGGTGGAAGGCCGCATCACCGAACGCGAATGCGAACACATCCGCGCTCTGTACATGGAAAAAATCACCGATGTAGACCGCTGGGTAGGCCGGACTCTGGATTCCATCCGCGAACAGGGTCTCATGGATGAAACCATGGTTGTTATCATGTCCGACCACGGACAGCCCATGGGCGAAGCTGAACACGGCCACGGCATCATGCGTAAATCCCGCCCCTGGCCTTATGAAGAGTTGGTCCACGTACCGCTCATGATGCATATCCCCGGTGTTGAAGGCGGACAGCGCATTTCCTCCTTTGTGCAGAACGTGGACGTAACCGCCACTATTATGGATGTCCTCGACCTGCTCGAGACCGAAGACGGTGTCAGCGATCACGGCATGAAAACCTTTGGTGCCGAAGATTATCAGGGTGAAAGTTTGCTGCCCATGATGCAAGGCGAAGTGGACAAAGTCCGCGATTATGCCATTGCCGGATACTACGGCATGTCTTGGTCCATCATCACCGATGATTACAGCTACGTGCACTGGCTGGTCAGTGAAGAAGAAAAAGACAACGCCGACTGCGTGGAAGGTGCTGACAAAGTCATGTCCGAGGACATGTGGACTTGCACAGCCGGAGCCAAGATCGAAGTTCCCCAGCACAACGAACTTTATGACCGCCGCAAGGACCCTTTCCAGCTGAATAACATTGCCGAAGAGAATCCCGAAAAAGCCGAAGAGTTGCTCCAAAAGCTCAAGCTGGTCATCGGCGAACTGCGCACTACCTAA
- a CDS encoding DMT family transporter, translating to MSKTLLLVALAVVHIIWGGGFIVLKMVQETFTLEQILLGRVLFASLLYLILWSRIPKPTYQKGDWKMLLLLALCEPFLLFIFETLGLQYTSASQGGMIVACVPMTVAIGAYVVYKEKISRRCMAGILFAVLGVGIVSAFGEANEHGSNPILGNFFIFCAVLSATCYALTVKHLATRYHFMYLSAIQVFGATILFLPGALMSPMPENLNWQAFGALVYLGLGITFLVYFVINYALTKIKAAHVILFSNLIPVATLVLAFLILGETLTPVQYGGAALVLGGMFLAGSPDSVE from the coding sequence ATGTCTAAAACCCTTCTTCTCGTGGCCCTTGCCGTGGTCCACATCATCTGGGGCGGCGGGTTCATCGTCCTCAAAATGGTGCAAGAAACCTTTACTCTGGAACAGATTCTGCTGGGCCGGGTACTTTTCGCTTCCCTTCTCTATCTGATCCTCTGGTCACGCATTCCCAAGCCCACTTATCAAAAAGGGGATTGGAAGATGCTGCTGCTTCTCGCTCTTTGCGAACCGTTTCTGCTCTTCATCTTTGAAACTCTTGGATTGCAATACACTTCCGCTTCACAGGGCGGGATGATTGTGGCCTGCGTACCCATGACTGTGGCTATCGGTGCTTACGTTGTTTACAAAGAAAAAATCAGCCGCCGCTGCATGGCCGGAATTCTGTTTGCGGTTCTGGGTGTGGGAATTGTATCCGCTTTCGGAGAAGCCAATGAACACGGCAGTAATCCAATACTGGGTAACTTCTTCATCTTCTGCGCAGTGCTTTCAGCCACCTGCTATGCCCTGACCGTAAAGCACCTCGCAACCCGCTACCACTTCATGTACCTTTCGGCCATTCAGGTCTTCGGAGCCACTATCCTCTTTCTGCCCGGAGCACTCATGTCTCCCATGCCGGAAAATCTGAATTGGCAGGCCTTCGGGGCACTGGTCTATCTGGGGCTGGGGATCACCTTTCTGGTTTATTTCGTCATCAACTACGCCCTGACCAAAATCAAGGCCGCCCACGTTATCCTTTTTTCCAACCTGATCCCGGTGGCAACCCTCGTCCTTGCCTTCCTGATCCTTGGCGAAACGCTCACTCCCGTTCAATACGGCGGCGCCGCCCTCGTTCTCGGCGGAATGTTTCTGGCAGGATCACCGGATTCTGTAGAATAA
- a CDS encoding thioredoxin, giving the protein MFTELTDANYVQTMADTESGVLICYKQQCPHCKNMEKVLEKFSKKNPDVTLFKLDSEANPEALADLDSERAPTIFIIKGGKMVARKGGLMNPKEMKAFFAAA; this is encoded by the coding sequence ATGTTTACCGAACTGACCGACGCCAACTACGTCCAGACCATGGCAGACACCGAATCCGGTGTGCTCATCTGCTACAAGCAGCAGTGCCCCCACTGCAAAAATATGGAAAAGGTGCTGGAAAAATTCAGCAAGAAAAATCCTGATGTAACCCTGTTCAAACTGGACAGCGAAGCCAACCCCGAAGCACTGGCTGATCTTGATTCCGAACGCGCCCCGACCATCTTCATCATCAAAGGCGGAAAAATGGTAGCCCGCAAAGGCGGCCTGATGAACCCCAAAGAAATGAAGGCCTTTTTCGCTGCGGCATAG
- a CDS encoding SLC13 family permease: MTNAMQTIKKWGMAAAIAAAGAFIMNDPGNPKIALYWFETIFAIAGFAFEIMPLFATAVLLLMAYIVTGIATPDLAFVGWTTPIPWVCMCGMLIGALMEKTKLSNRIALLAITRIGRTPLRLYIAMIVAGYAVGAIIPDVITVTILFMAIASGMCAAMKLEKGSKAATTLIMAAFFGATVPATNYLPNNVGIVGLLMVKDMGVPIEWLSFFIENIAFALLVGVACVGILHFFGSKELGKYMDQCLEHASENLASMGSITRDEKKTLVLTTLALAAFATETLHGIPGYYAFCAVVLLGFTPLFNLLKKEDVAKVQFSILFFIVGCMAIGIVAGSLGIPAWMAGKIVPYLENVQSLAGSSLLAYCTGILSNFALTPVAAATSLSIPLAEIATSLNMDIKPLLYSFFYGLDQFLFPYELAAALIMFATGYVRMRYLMLIMAIRMLCGAVAVWIVASTYWQWIF, from the coding sequence ATGACCAACGCAATGCAAACAATAAAAAAATGGGGCATGGCCGCTGCAATCGCCGCTGCCGGGGCCTTCATCATGAACGATCCGGGCAACCCCAAAATCGCCCTCTACTGGTTTGAAACAATTTTCGCCATCGCGGGTTTCGCCTTTGAAATCATGCCCCTGTTCGCCACAGCGGTATTGCTGCTCATGGCCTACATTGTCACAGGCATCGCCACCCCGGACCTCGCCTTTGTGGGCTGGACCACCCCCATCCCATGGGTTTGCATGTGCGGAATGCTTATCGGCGCACTCATGGAAAAGACCAAGTTGTCCAACCGCATCGCCCTGCTGGCTATCACCCGCATCGGACGCACTCCTTTACGGCTCTACATCGCCATGATTGTTGCCGGATACGCAGTGGGGGCCATCATCCCGGACGTCATCACCGTAACCATCCTGTTCATGGCTATCGCCTCCGGTATGTGCGCAGCGATGAAGCTGGAGAAAGGCTCTAAAGCCGCCACCACCCTGATTATGGCTGCTTTCTTCGGTGCTACTGTTCCAGCCACCAACTACCTGCCTAACAATGTCGGTATTGTCGGCTTGCTTATGGTTAAAGATATGGGCGTACCCATTGAATGGCTGAGCTTTTTTATCGAAAACATAGCCTTCGCCCTGCTGGTAGGTGTTGCCTGTGTAGGAATTCTACACTTTTTCGGTTCCAAAGAACTGGGCAAATACATGGATCAGTGCCTTGAGCACGCCAGCGAGAACCTCGCCTCCATGGGTTCCATCACCCGCGATGAAAAGAAAACTCTGGTTCTGACCACTTTGGCCCTTGCCGCTTTTGCCACTGAAACACTGCACGGCATTCCCGGTTACTACGCTTTCTGCGCCGTGGTCCTGCTGGGTTTTACCCCGCTCTTTAATCTGCTCAAGAAAGAAGATGTAGCTAAGGTTCAGTTCTCCATCCTATTCTTTATTGTCGGCTGCATGGCTATCGGTATCGTGGCCGGAAGTCTCGGAATTCCCGCATGGATGGCCGGCAAAATTGTGCCCTATCTTGAAAATGTCCAGAGTCTGGCAGGCTCCTCGCTGCTGGCCTACTGCACCGGAATTCTGTCTAATTTCGCCCTGACACCTGTTGCAGCGGCCACTTCGCTAAGTATCCCGCTGGCTGAAATTGCCACTTCACTGAACATGGATATCAAGCCGCTGCTGTACAGCTTCTTCTACGGGTTGGACCAATTCCTGTTTCCTTACGAGCTTGCCGCTGCGCTGATCATGTTCGCCACCGGATACGTACGCATGCGTTACCTGATGCTGATCATGGCCATCAGAATGCTTTGCGGAGCTGTTGCGGTCTGGATTGTAGCCTCCACCTACTGGCAGTGGATTTTCTAA
- a CDS encoding LacI family transcriptional regulator yields the protein MRLFVSTIRDVARLAQVSTATVSRVINSPDTVREETREKVLRAMKMCNYKYNALARGFATKKSNTIGLIIPNINNPVFAESTLGVQEYADEKKVKVILGNTSYKISQEESLIKALRESQVDGLIITTTNPKGEIIKTLVDEEIPFVLLFSTVKGGPISAVGVDNYRGGYVATEHLISLGHRRIGMIAGSFSVTDRSYHRWHGYRQCLKDNEIPYNKDLLVQTEYSLAGGRDSIKELLEQDSPPSAVFCSNDYIALGAIKGAREAGLNLPEDLSIVGFDDMPTASYMVPALTTIRQPAYEMGRRACELLLQKIDAPDKTEQHMMETKLVVRESTAAIPQTHVKQH from the coding sequence GTGAGGTTATTTGTGAGCACAATTCGTGATGTTGCGCGACTGGCGCAAGTCTCCACCGCTACGGTCTCCCGGGTTATAAATTCACCCGACACCGTACGTGAAGAAACCCGTGAGAAAGTTCTCCGGGCCATGAAGATGTGCAATTACAAATACAATGCCCTTGCACGCGGTTTTGCCACCAAGAAGTCCAACACCATCGGACTGATCATCCCTAACATAAACAACCCCGTATTTGCTGAATCCACTCTGGGGGTTCAAGAATATGCCGATGAAAAAAAGGTCAAAGTCATCCTCGGCAACACATCCTACAAGATATCACAGGAAGAAAGCCTGATCAAAGCACTGCGTGAAAGTCAAGTGGACGGACTCATCATCACCACGACCAATCCCAAGGGCGAAATTATCAAAACCCTTGTGGACGAAGAAATCCCCTTTGTACTGCTTTTCAGTACAGTCAAAGGCGGTCCCATTTCAGCCGTAGGAGTTGATAACTACCGGGGCGGCTACGTTGCCACCGAGCACCTTATCTCCCTCGGCCACCGCAGGATCGGAATGATCGCGGGTAGCTTTTCCGTGACAGACCGCTCATATCATCGCTGGCACGGCTATCGCCAATGCCTCAAAGACAATGAAATCCCTTACAACAAGGACCTGCTGGTCCAGACAGAATATTCTCTCGCCGGAGGGCGGGATTCTATCAAAGAGCTTCTTGAGCAGGACTCCCCGCCCAGCGCGGTTTTCTGTTCCAACGACTACATTGCCCTCGGGGCGATCAAGGGTGCACGGGAAGCAGGGCTGAACCTGCCCGAAGACCTGTCCATCGTGGGTTTTGATGACATGCCCACAGCCTCATATATGGTCCCGGCCCTGACCACTATCCGCCAACCCGCTTATGAGATGGGCAGGCGCGCCTGTGAACTTTTGCTACAGAAAATTGATGCTCCGGACAAAACGGAGCAGCATATGATGGAGACCAAACTGGTTGTCCGCGAATCTACTGCCGCCATCCCGCAAACACACGTAAAACAACACTAA
- a CDS encoding FAD-dependent oxidoreductase, whose translation MSESTTYDIIIVGGGPAGMTAGIYAARAGLKAIILEENITGGLVNSTYTVENFPSYPTIHGMDLMKKMRAHVDSLEVEVEEVCEIESMSLEGDIKIVETDDETFNAKTVIICTGRKPIPLNVPTECDQVHHCAICDGGPYKGKRVLVVGGGNSAFDESLYMITLGIEHITLVEVMDRFFAAQGTQDQLLGTGKVDARSETKVVDLVVENDELKAAVLENVATNQQETVPVDGVFVFLGQNPNNELFAKKIELSKNGYIITDEHMATSIPGVFSAGDINDKAYRQITTAMSDGTIAALAAERYIRT comes from the coding sequence ATGAGTGAGAGCACAACATACGATATCATCATTGTAGGTGGCGGCCCCGCAGGAATGACCGCAGGCATCTACGCAGCCCGCGCCGGACTGAAAGCCATAATCCTTGAGGAAAACATCACCGGAGGACTGGTAAACTCTACTTATACTGTAGAGAACTTTCCTTCCTACCCCACCATCCACGGCATGGATCTGATGAAAAAGATGCGTGCCCATGTGGACAGCCTTGAGGTAGAAGTAGAAGAAGTTTGCGAAATCGAGAGTATGTCTCTGGAAGGAGATATAAAGATCGTGGAAACAGACGATGAAACTTTCAACGCCAAGACAGTTATCATCTGCACCGGACGCAAACCCATTCCTCTTAATGTGCCTACCGAATGCGATCAGGTCCACCACTGCGCTATCTGCGACGGTGGTCCGTACAAGGGTAAAAGAGTTCTGGTGGTCGGCGGCGGCAATAGTGCTTTTGATGAAAGCCTGTACATGATCACCCTCGGCATTGAGCATATCACCCTTGTGGAAGTGATGGACCGTTTCTTTGCTGCTCAGGGGACTCAGGATCAATTGCTCGGTACAGGCAAAGTAGACGCCCGCTCTGAGACCAAAGTGGTCGATCTCGTTGTAGAAAATGACGAACTCAAAGCCGCTGTGCTGGAAAATGTAGCTACCAACCAACAGGAAACCGTACCTGTAGACGGAGTATTCGTTTTTCTGGGCCAGAATCCCAATAACGAACTTTTTGCCAAGAAAATAGAATTGTCTAAGAACGGCTACATCATTACCGATGAACACATGGCAACCAGCATCCCCGGCGTTTTCTCCGCAGGCGATATCAACGATAAAGCCTACCGCCAGATAACCACAGCCATGTCCGACGGAACAATTGCGGCTTTAGCCGCTGAAAGATATATTCGCACATAG